The following nucleotide sequence is from Salvia splendens isolate huo1 chromosome 2, SspV2, whole genome shotgun sequence.
GCTAATGCTGGCGAAACAGACGGGCCTCTCGAGGAACCAGGTAAGTGTCTGTTAATCTTGCTTGATCATGATCATGATATCGAATAGATCAATATTTTACATGCTCGTGTTGTTACGGTCCACCAGGTTTCGAACTGGTTCATAAACGCAAGAGTGCGGCTGTGGAAGCCGATGGTGGAGGAGATACACATGTTGGAGACGCGGCAGAGCCAAAAGGGCTCGCAGAGAGATGAGGTAAGCGAGCATCTCCTTACGAGCTGCTCTATCGAGGGAGAAAACGCGTCCACCTCGATCCAGAGAAGTGGAGATTTCCCCTTGAAACGCAGCCGGGAGGATCCGACCGAGGCTCCCGGAGGGCAGCAGATGAAAATGGCGTACGACAATATACTGCAGAATCCTCAGCATCATATGGGCGTGGGTTTGAACGGCGGTGGTGGTGTTTCGTTAACTCTGGGGCTCCATCAAAACAGCGTAGGACTGGGAGATGCGTATCCGTTGAATGCAGCGCGTCGTTTCGGGCTGGATTCGCACGGGGAGGGCTACGTGGTGAGTGGGTTCGCAGCGCAAAATCGACAGTTTGGGAGAGACATAATCGATGGACAAATCATGCATGATTTTGTTGGATGAGAAGTAGTGAGTATATGGTTTCTCATCACTTAAGTTATTGCTCAAAGAGGCTGCTGCTTCTGCTTCATAAAATCGAccatttcttcttctctctattTTTCATCTGCTATTAGTTCTATCAAAAAATTTCTTCACTCGTTTGTATGTAAAATTCAGCCTATGACTTGACGATAACTGTGTAATCCATGAAAGTAGCAGTTTCGTGGATGCTGCATGAAAATTGTTATATAGTTTAATGCGGTCTATTTATTTTAGCAATTTTTGTGGGCTAGAATTTGTATTGTGTATATGCAGGGTTATATTACAAATCCCGTTTGTAGTTCTATGCTAAActatgaattattatgtgatgAATTTACTGCGGAAAAATGATGAATTACAAAAACCAAATTAAATGGAagagagaattaaaaaaacCTTTCTCCTGAGGTCCATTAAATTGCTCATGTTTGGAttttgatttggatttggattttatCCCAGTTGCTAATGTTTGGTTGATGACTTGGTTTTAGAAAGCATTCCTTAAAAATCAACAGCATATTCTAATTTACAAGATTTGATATGACAAAGAATCATAGTAGTGTAAGACTTTATTGGCCATAAGACTTCAGCTGCACCAATGCAATCCATTGAATTGGATCAAAAAATGCAGCCAATAGTGATGTTTAGATGCAATTTTGACTTGAGATTGTGATTATTTGTATGCGAACCAAGAAATTGAAGGATGCATTGCCACAACATGGAGGAGAGTGATGCTCCGTCGCCCTCACTAAGGGTTTAGAGGAGAAGGGTGCAAGAATTGGTTGAAGCCGCGAAATCAATCTTGTTTAATAGAGACGAGAGCAAGGTTGGGTTCAAGGAAGACATGCCATGGTTGCTACATAGATTTTTCAAGATTTGCAGAAGACATACAAATATGTTTTCATAGCTTTCTCATCTGTTTGgatatgaaatatattttccatgatTTTGAGGGTATTCAGATGGAATGAAGCCAGAAGACAGAAACACAGTATATCAAAGCCAAAACAAACCACAGTATGATGATCACCTAAACAAATGCATATAGGTAAAACCATTGCAACAAGTTATCAAGGATGGGTGTAACAGTAAGTTTCATGTACTAGCTTCTAACTAAACACTGAGACTAGTGCTCGTATGAAAAACATCTACAGACGCAGATAAAGATAAGATCAAGTATCAAACTTTGTAAGTTAAGGTATAAGCAAGACTAAGATCATTTAAATTCAAGTAAATGTGCCCCTAACTTTCGTTTTCTTTTCTGGTTGTGCCCTTAATTTTTGTTCATCTTTTTTCTGTTCCCAAAAAATTACCAGTTGCTTTCATTATGCTGATGACAAAATCATCAGTAGCAAATTTTCAGATTATCACAATGCACAAGGTTATCACATTTGAAACAAAACCAGCCATCTTCCACCAGTGAATTCCATAACAAGAATAGCTTAAGTCACCACTCAGTTTCAAATATATCAAAATCAGCCTTCTTTCACACATGGAATTGAATAGCAAGAATTGATTAAGTTGACTTATACTATCCAGTAATATGATCACTCACACACTCCAAGAAGAAACTCAATGGTCCAAACTACAAAAAAGGAAACCATCAAATTCAAATATGTACTTACAATTCAATATGCATATATACTAAATGGAAGAAGACAATGGATACCTGACCAAGAAAACTCAATCATATCTACCTCATCTTTCCCACTTCAAACCCATAGCTCCCATCATTTTGCAAACTCATATCAAATTCCACATTCGGACCCTTCTTTACACCATTGCTACTCCTAAATTCCCTAGAAGAATTTCCAAAACTCAATCTTTCTGATTCAGCACTCTTGTACATGTTCCTATTTCCCTTCTTCCTCAATTTCCCCTTCACGTTCCGATTTTCCCCATCCGACCTTCCCACTCTCGGCTCCAATTCCCCTTTATTCATACCATCTTCAATAATCCCCAAATCCTCTTCAATAGAATCCGAATCCCCCAATTTTCGATAGGGCTGAATGCTATGAAAAACCCCTTTGGGGAAAAATCGGGAAGAGGGGATGTCACTATCGGCGCGGAACAATTCCGGGCCGTCCCTCTCAGACCACAGATCAAGGCCGCCGGGCTTCTGAAACCTATCCGCGAGGACCTTCAATTGGTCATCGGCGCTGACGGAGAACAAATTGGGCGGCTTCTCGACGGCCTCCCAGGGGCGCTCAAGCTCGGAGACGGCGGCCTTGAGCTCGGCCCGCTTCCTCATCTCGTAAATCTGGCGTTCTCGGGCCAAACGGGCTTTGAGCAGCTGTTTCGCTTTCTTGGCCTGCATCCGCTTCCACTGCCACTTGGAGACGCCGCCCGGGTAGGTTCGGGGCCCGCCGCCCATCCTAATCGGCGTCGTTTTGAGGGAGAGGTGCGAGAGTTTGTTGGTGAGGCAAAGTGAATTGCCCCATATCGGGTTGCCGGAGAGGGATTTTGCCGATGACAGAGATTGCGGCATTGAGAGAGATGAAGGCAGGATTGACATGCTTTGCTAATCAAATTCTTGTGCACAAAATGTGGAGCTCTATGAATTTTGGGCTTTGATTTTATTTGGATAAATTGGGTTTATTGTgcaaatttatcaaaataattaaatcaaccCCAATTTATTCAGAGTCTTAAAGAATAACCAGTGTCATTAGTATCATGCCTAATATTGAATCatcatttcaaatttaaaaattacataatttatgGTTTTTTAAAATTCAGTGTATGTGTTTAaactattttatatttattaattaatcgAGTTGTTAACtagctcaatttaattaatctcTTTTAATCAAGAGTGCTAAAATATTTGATAAGCTTTAGTCAttgtaataaaaagtgcattTGAACAATCTAGATTTGTGTACAATAAATCCTTGACATCTTTTAAGGATAATATTAATTTTGACGAACCAAAATATTATTCTATAAAATAACAATACTACTTTTATTAAATGTTCATCACTGCTATCTAAAATGCCATGATATAAGGTGACGGATAAATATAATTGACAAGTCAAATAGCAAATAACTAACACTCTATGCTCAATATGCACAATATTGATTTAGAAATGAATAACTTCTAGGATCTTTGTACTTAATTTATAACAATACAACAACAAGAAGTACATATCTCAATGTGATCCATTAAGTGTTATATCACATCCAATGTCTCTAGTCATTGAAGAAAGGAAATGACTTTGAATCAACACTAACAACCGCTCATGATAGCTTATCCACATCTATTTAGGTTGCGAATGACTTATACTTGCTTCTAAAAGGTATATACTGAAAGTGTTTGTAATCATGAGTCTACCAATCAGTCTACAATATAGAAGAAGAACTATTTATTCCattatcaattatttttctaTGAAAAGAATCAACAAATCAGGACATATGACAAACCAAACCaagtgataaataaatttattctcAAATTTGCAAGAAATTAGGTTTTGCAATACAAAGCAgcataaatcataattttagTATAAACCTTAACAATCTttcacttatactcaaaactgTTAGGTTACAAACTCATCCCACAttggatgagtgagggaagttggattAGTATATAAGTGCTATCTACACCTAATTAGTTTGATTCCTTTTGGAGGTGATCCAAAAACAAAATCTGTGCGGGTTTACCTCCACCCAAAACAAACAATATCAAATAATGTGCAGTCGAAGATTCCAACAAGTGGTACCAGAGCCGATGGGTCGGGCCCTATGTAACCAAAGGGTCGGGCTTTGGATGACCCATGTTCAAGCGGGGCCTGGATGACTCAAATTCGAGTCGGGCCCTATGCTTGATCCATCTAGCCTCTGTGTTTAATTTCTTTGTATAAAGAA
It contains:
- the LOC121764024 gene encoding uncharacterized protein LOC121764024, translating into MSILPSSLSMPQSLSSAKSLSGNPIWGNSLCLTNKLSHLSLKTTPIRMGGGPRTYPGGVSKWQWKRMQAKKAKQLLKARLARERQIYEMRKRAELKAAVSELERPWEAVEKPPNLFSVSADDQLKVLADRFQKPGGLDLWSERDGPELFRADSDIPSSRFFPKGVFHSIQPYRKLGDSDSIEEDLGIIEDGMNKGELEPRVGRSDGENRNVKGKLRKKGNRNMYKSAESERLSFGNSSREFRSSNGVKKGPNVEFDMSLQNDGSYGFEVGKMR